From a region of the Streptococcus ruminantium genome:
- a CDS encoding WXG100 family type VII secretion target, with product MSGQIRVSPETLQSRAREYGKASNDITTILNNLQRLQDTLRSEWEGAAFQGFDNQFNELKPKVQNFAELMQQINTQLDKTAQAMQQNDQDLSRNFGLN from the coding sequence ATGTCAGGACAAATCCGTGTATCCCCGGAAACGCTTCAAAGTCGTGCTCGAGAGTATGGAAAAGCCTCAAATGATATCACAACAATTTTGAACAACTTGCAACGTCTTCAAGACACGCTTCGTAGCGAATGGGAAGGTGCTGCATTCCAAGGCTTTGACAACCAATTTAATGAATTGAAGCCAAAAGTTCAGAACTTTGCAGAGTTGATGCAACAAATCAATACTCAGCTTGATAAAACTGCTCAAGCCATGCAACAAAACGACCAAGATTTGTCTCGTAACTTTGGTCTTAATTAA
- a CDS encoding AAA family ATPase, with translation MMDKYGKILINNASKLDAIIATSGEITRLATVIVDEHSRGATIALLKRISEVVDNEKYKIEIKRAAQAVNTSLIEFYGYSTIQSICQPTRDVDQDRRTLEELLDELNNLTGLEKVKSNVQDLILYQKVQQLRREKNLYTTKSTLHLAFTGNPGTGKTTVARIVGRIYKRIGLLSKGHFVEVSRTDLIAGYQGQTALKVKKVIEQAKGGVLFIDEAYSITENEHSDSYGRECLTELTKALEDYRDDLVVIVAGYTEPMNKFFESNPGLKSRFNTFIEFDDYSSAELVTILLSICQSNDYILDDEAKEKIHLYFEKQISLKDENFANARLARNLYDDLIIYHARRVIKVDNPSSEDLSTIRVEDCKFDCNEVEEN, from the coding sequence ATGATGGATAAATACGGGAAGATATTAATAAACAATGCTTCTAAACTGGATGCTATTATAGCTACGAGTGGTGAAATTACGAGATTGGCAACAGTAATTGTGGATGAGCATAGTCGTGGTGCTACTATCGCTTTGCTTAAAAGAATCTCTGAAGTTGTCGACAATGAAAAATATAAAATTGAAATTAAGCGAGCAGCACAGGCTGTTAATACCAGTTTGATTGAGTTTTATGGTTATTCCACGATTCAAAGCATATGCCAACCAACTAGAGATGTGGATCAAGATAGGAGAACGCTTGAAGAGCTACTAGATGAATTGAATAATCTTACTGGTTTAGAAAAAGTAAAGAGTAACGTTCAAGATTTGATACTATATCAAAAGGTTCAACAGTTGCGTAGGGAAAAAAATCTTTACACGACAAAGAGTACCTTACATCTAGCATTTACTGGTAATCCCGGGACCGGAAAAACTACTGTTGCCAGAATTGTAGGGCGAATTTACAAGAGGATTGGTTTGCTGTCAAAGGGGCATTTTGTCGAAGTTTCAAGAACTGATCTTATCGCAGGGTACCAAGGTCAAACAGCACTTAAGGTTAAAAAAGTCATTGAACAAGCTAAAGGCGGTGTTTTATTTATTGATGAAGCCTATAGCATTACAGAAAATGAGCATTCTGATTCTTATGGTAGAGAGTGCTTAACAGAATTAACAAAAGCTTTGGAGGATTATAGAGATGATTTGGTTGTAATCGTTGCTGGATATACCGAGCCAATGAATAAATTTTTTGAATCAAATCCTGGATTAAAATCGCGTTTCAATACCTTCATAGAATTCGATGACTATAGTTCTGCAGAGTTGGTCACTATATTGCTTTCCATATGTCAAAGCAATGATTATATTCTAGACGATGAGGCTAAAGAGAAAATTCACTTGTATTTTGAAAAGCAAATTTCATTGAAGGATGAGAACTTTGCAAATGCTCGGTTGGCAAGAAATTTGTATGACGATTTGATTATATATCATGCAAGACGAGTGATAAAGGTAGATAATCCAAGCAGTGAAGATTTATCTACCATTAGAGTCGAGGATTGTAAATTTGACTGCAATGAAGTTGAAGAGAATTGA
- a CDS encoding PBECR4 domain-containing protein, with the protein MYGYSLQISQCIHFEFRDENFKHLAGFHKLSLNNIKDAKKVPELVRTEKLNYRTICSSQKFETFLRRSTASQILGLSLRRKDSYVNIYEYSKPNWSKLDADFLLHFRTGAYDYYLFLKSLTKLDSKPGTLYNCKPVSFFRNEPKYSVQKRYELNQTRLAITSISENVGEITHHIF; encoded by the coding sequence ATATATGGTTATAGTCTTCAAATTAGCCAATGTATACATTTTGAGTTTAGAGATGAAAATTTTAAACATTTAGCTGGGTTTCATAAGCTATCTCTAAATAATATAAAAGATGCTAAAAAAGTGCCCGAACTAGTTAGAACTGAAAAGCTTAATTATAGAACAATATGCTCTTCCCAGAAATTTGAAACTTTTCTTAGGCGGTCAACAGCTTCTCAAATTTTAGGATTAAGTTTGAGAAGAAAAGATAGTTATGTCAATATTTATGAGTACTCTAAACCGAATTGGTCTAAATTAGATGCAGATTTTTTACTACATTTTCGGACTGGAGCATATGACTACTATTTATTCTTAAAGTCATTAACAAAGTTGGATAGTAAACCGGGTACACTTTATAACTGCAAACCTGTATCTTTTTTTAGAAATGAGCCTAAATATAGTGTTCAAAAAAGATATGAGTTAAATCAAACTAGGCTAGCAATTACTTCTATCAGTGAGAACGTAGGTGAAATCACTCATCATATTTTTTGA
- a CDS encoding HNH endonuclease: protein MAKRPKISTTINEIADYWTNKVCESELSVDWSEARERCWRCARKTKLERCHIIPHSRGGTDRPSNFVLLCKRCHLENPNVVDPEIMWDWLKAYKAFLYDTFWIVQGLEEYQKIYGDSFLDQCVANGVIDRKKIEGLVALKMRGSSHHFGEPHFNKATVAGILRMIYKEIIKNPSD, encoded by the coding sequence ATGGCTAAACGGCCCAAAATAAGCACAACGATTAACGAGATTGCAGATTATTGGACTAATAAAGTTTGCGAGAGTGAACTGAGCGTTGATTGGTCGGAAGCAAGAGAGAGGTGTTGGCGATGTGCCCGTAAAACCAAGCTAGAACGTTGCCATATTATTCCTCATTCTAGAGGGGGTACAGATAGGCCTTCAAATTTTGTCTTGTTGTGCAAAAGATGCCATCTTGAAAATCCAAATGTTGTGGATCCAGAGATTATGTGGGATTGGTTGAAGGCCTATAAGGCATTCTTATATGACACGTTTTGGATTGTACAAGGTTTGGAAGAATATCAAAAAATTTATGGTGATTCATTTTTAGATCAGTGTGTAGCAAATGGTGTGATAGATCGTAAGAAAATAGAGGGGCTAGTGGCCTTGAAAATGAGGGGTAGTAGTCATCATTTTGGTGAGCCTCATTTTAACAAAGCGACTGTTGCAGGTATTCTTAGAATGATTTACAAGGAAATCATCAAAAATCCCTCAGACTAA
- a CDS encoding recombinase family protein: METAHLLKPKLRVAAYCRVSTDQDEQLSSYENQVRHYHDYIAQHDDYDLVDIYTDEGISGTNTKKREGFNRMIADCREGKIDRILVKSISRFARNTLDCIKYVRELKELGIGVTFEKENIDSLDAKGEVLLTILSSLAQDESRSISENATWGIRKRFERGEVQVNATKFMGYDKDEDGKLIINPEQAQVVRDIYKLYMDGYSPEYIARYFNSEGIKGWSGKANWCPGAILKMLQNEKYKGDALLQKTFTVDFLTKKRMQNDGQVNQYYVEGSHEGIIDEETWETVQLEIARRKTYREEHQLKSYIMQSEDNPFTTKVFCGACGSAFGRKNWATSRGKRKVWQCNNRYRIKGVEGCYSSHLDEATLEQIFLKALELLSENIDLLDGKWEKILAENRLLDKPYSMALSDLLRQEQIDFNPSDMCRVLDHIRIGLEGEITVRFLEGTGVDL; the protein is encoded by the coding sequence GTGGAGACAGCACACCTACTCAAGCCCAAGTTGAGGGTAGCTGCCTATTGTCGAGTGTCTACCGACCAAGACGAGCAGCTATCAAGTTATGAGAACCAGGTAAGACATTACCATGATTATATCGCCCAACATGATGATTACGATTTGGTAGATATTTACACCGACGAGGGCATTTCAGGAACCAACACCAAGAAACGTGAAGGGTTCAACCGCATGATAGCAGACTGTAGGGAAGGTAAAATTGACCGCATCCTAGTCAAGTCTATTTCTCGATTTGCAAGAAACACCTTGGACTGCATCAAATATGTTCGTGAGCTTAAAGAACTTGGGATTGGGGTGACATTTGAGAAGGAGAACATCGATAGCTTGGATGCCAAAGGCGAAGTGCTCCTTACCATTTTATCCTCCTTAGCACAGGATGAATCACGCTCCATTTCAGAGAATGCGACCTGGGGGATTAGGAAGCGGTTCGAGCGAGGAGAGGTGCAAGTTAATGCGACCAAATTCATGGGATACGATAAGGATGAAGATGGTAAGCTGATTATTAACCCAGAGCAGGCACAGGTGGTAAGGGATATCTACAAGTTGTATATGGATGGCTACAGTCCAGAATACATTGCAAGGTATTTCAATAGCGAAGGAATCAAGGGGTGGTCAGGTAAGGCAAACTGGTGTCCAGGAGCAATCCTCAAAATGCTTCAGAATGAGAAGTACAAGGGGGATGCCTTACTGCAGAAGACCTTCACAGTTGATTTTTTGACCAAGAAACGCATGCAAAATGATGGGCAAGTCAACCAATACTATGTGGAAGGTAGCCACGAAGGTATTATTGATGAGGAGACTTGGGAGACTGTTCAACTGGAAATAGCTAGACGCAAAACTTATCGAGAGGAACATCAGCTCAAGTCTTATATCATGCAGAGTGAGGACAACCCATTTACCACCAAGGTGTTCTGCGGAGCCTGCGGGTCAGCCTTTGGACGAAAGAATTGGGCAACCAGCCGAGGGAAACGTAAAGTTTGGCAATGTAACAACCGCTATCGCATCAAGGGAGTGGAAGGGTGTTACAGTAGCCATTTGGATGAGGCGACACTCGAGCAGATTTTCTTAAAGGCATTGGAGCTACTAAGCGAGAACATTGACTTGCTTGATGGTAAGTGGGAGAAAATCTTAGCAGAGAATCGCCTACTTGATAAGCCCTACAGCATGGCATTGAGTGACCTGCTTAGGCAGGAGCAGATTGACTTCAACCCTTCAGACATGTGTCGAGTGCTAGACCATATCAGGATAGGGCTTGAAGGAGAGATAACCGTTCGCTTTCTTGAAGGAACTGGGGTAGATTTATAG
- the esaA gene encoding type VII secretion protein EsaA: MTRKNLILIGLLLSIVSIVSYWGIIKPSTLSTESSEQVVSRNNSLKIAVVNEDAGMVYNGQQLNIGELLTTSFASKGGYSVEVVSRSIAERGLENSVYQLMVVLPTKFSQDSLALESSSPAQAEFQYQIKSDKNHLVKQAEQAVVDLKRLFNQDLIHIYFLSIVGNLQTAQGQVGNVVSADGRVLNAFDTNLISPLTMYSRQFTGVSSSPTELLSAYTSFQKSLLESNDAFTSIIDVNKVYTAELEQIKSLQEQWQESILNREDSLKAYDDEFSKLSVEEQLSQLSVLNERMSSENSNPEILADTQTKANQMKQDVEAFTAKLRELNGNIDTALSDYDAKILAAVKESLENSSSFDVQDQAATLGNYLKSIESLLTESFKMEFNRFSGYSDQAIEAMNLSEEDKRYLKALNAFALSYAQTHGLTSPQLESISNQETYFNNAKNIVRQEVAQPQQLTLPSIEGEVSEILMRVPEGYALNVSGISATHLGGGEYSLAIGSPLKESIDIRYSLIPNDDTAINLFSPLVVELMVSTKENFEYDRVVNPPVTLPPATDGRLDTFVPVENSSTDSGTETPDSSDVTSGWVQEETISRENIDRVNKVFHRTYHASSVFYPYGEYARTNHLERAVVVDLRSYYELAGLIKAFYGEQFRDGSGTLEPSPSSLFGRIKQKYDNKEELQTIVVKLIQDTTVTELKNTLKTPEETIVEFDALIPKSEELSTYIDELRANTTKLLEGLATIVEQTQSVNETIKKKPTFVEQEKRDNTDLVTVSMSINSDLERLKNASQTLMDNTKAHQLVSESIQGQVDRLATDVKALETEGANLSGRVDELYGVMTKEYGDNAEFLKSFSTVLSNTKIGNSQNNAVYEYLSNPVDSSKIESLVGTVTKQADTRQDERSGFLLILMSYLVGLAASYILQHSDRSKWPKLVDVVARRHWTNSLYPFIFLTGVAFLAAVIIGGFAGYRLTLSGSQMFLLMMLLAVLTQFFAHGISHLNQYLKSYGFLISLFLVMMYLISAGQLLDSHYISHSSWVSFLSPLTYLEGMLTAFLNNKEGWTVTFILTLLLAGAVSGLTIYHYQELDESGV; this comes from the coding sequence ATGACCAGAAAAAATTTAATACTGATAGGCTTATTACTATCAATAGTCTCCATCGTTTCCTACTGGGGAATTATTAAGCCTAGTACCCTTTCAACGGAGTCATCAGAGCAGGTTGTGTCTAGAAATAACTCTCTTAAAATAGCGGTCGTTAATGAAGACGCTGGTATGGTTTACAATGGCCAGCAACTTAATATTGGTGAGTTGTTGACAACTTCCTTTGCTTCTAAGGGCGGTTACTCTGTCGAAGTGGTTAGCCGTTCCATCGCAGAGAGGGGACTTGAAAATAGTGTGTATCAGTTGATGGTTGTGTTACCCACTAAGTTTTCACAAGATTCACTTGCCTTGGAAAGTTCTTCTCCAGCTCAAGCAGAGTTCCAATATCAAATAAAGTCAGATAAAAACCATTTGGTGAAACAAGCTGAACAGGCAGTTGTCGATTTAAAACGTCTATTTAACCAAGATTTGATTCATATCTATTTCCTGAGTATTGTTGGTAACCTTCAAACGGCTCAAGGGCAGGTTGGGAATGTTGTCAGTGCAGATGGTAGAGTCCTGAATGCTTTTGATACTAATTTAATTAGCCCCTTAACCATGTACTCCAGACAGTTTACAGGTGTCTCGTCATCTCCAACAGAATTGTTGTCTGCTTATACCAGTTTTCAAAAAAGTCTGCTCGAGTCCAATGATGCCTTTACATCAATTATCGATGTCAATAAGGTTTATACAGCAGAGCTGGAACAAATAAAGTCTCTGCAAGAGCAGTGGCAAGAGTCAATTCTTAATAGAGAAGACAGCCTCAAAGCATATGATGATGAATTTTCGAAGCTGAGTGTTGAGGAGCAGTTGAGTCAATTATCTGTTTTAAATGAACGGATGTCATCAGAAAATAGCAATCCTGAGATCTTGGCTGATACACAGACTAAAGCAAACCAAATGAAGCAAGATGTTGAAGCCTTTACAGCTAAGCTTAGAGAACTAAATGGGAATATTGACACCGCTCTATCAGACTATGATGCCAAAATATTAGCTGCTGTTAAGGAGTCGCTAGAAAATAGTTCTTCTTTTGATGTTCAGGATCAAGCAGCTACTTTAGGTAATTACTTAAAATCAATTGAATCTTTATTAACAGAATCTTTTAAGATGGAGTTTAATCGTTTTTCTGGTTATAGTGATCAGGCGATTGAAGCCATGAATCTCTCTGAAGAGGATAAACGGTATTTGAAGGCACTTAATGCGTTTGCATTGTCTTATGCACAGACGCATGGCCTTACTTCGCCACAGTTAGAATCCATTAGTAACCAGGAAACATATTTTAATAACGCCAAAAACATTGTCAGACAAGAAGTTGCGCAACCTCAGCAGTTAACACTTCCTTCCATTGAGGGAGAAGTTTCCGAAATCCTAATGAGAGTACCAGAAGGCTATGCACTAAATGTTTCTGGTATCTCCGCTACTCATCTTGGTGGAGGTGAATATAGCTTAGCTATTGGCTCTCCGCTCAAGGAAAGTATTGATATAAGGTATTCACTCATTCCGAATGACGATACTGCTATCAATCTATTTAGCCCTTTAGTTGTGGAATTAATGGTCTCGACAAAGGAAAATTTTGAGTATGATCGGGTAGTGAACCCGCCAGTTACCTTGCCACCGGCAACTGATGGACGATTGGATACTTTTGTCCCAGTTGAAAACTCAAGTACAGATTCTGGAACTGAGACACCAGATAGTAGTGATGTCACCAGTGGTTGGGTTCAAGAAGAGACAATCAGTCGTGAAAATATCGATCGTGTTAATAAGGTCTTTCATCGAACTTATCATGCGTCCTCTGTCTTTTACCCTTATGGCGAGTATGCTCGTACAAACCATCTTGAAAGAGCAGTGGTTGTAGATTTACGTTCTTATTATGAACTGGCAGGTCTTATTAAAGCATTCTATGGTGAACAATTTAGAGATGGCTCTGGAACATTAGAGCCAAGTCCAAGTTCTCTGTTTGGGCGTATTAAACAGAAATACGATAATAAAGAAGAACTTCAGACTATTGTGGTTAAGTTAATTCAAGATACAACTGTTACTGAATTAAAAAATACTTTAAAAACACCCGAAGAAACGATTGTTGAATTTGATGCCCTCATTCCAAAATCAGAAGAATTGTCAACTTATATCGACGAATTGCGGGCAAATACAACCAAACTCCTAGAGGGACTAGCTACAATAGTTGAACAAACTCAGTCAGTTAATGAGACCATTAAGAAAAAGCCAACGTTTGTGGAACAAGAAAAGCGTGACAATACGGACTTGGTTACAGTTTCCATGTCTATCAATAGTGACTTGGAGCGATTGAAAAATGCGAGTCAGACATTGATGGATAATACGAAGGCTCATCAATTGGTTTCTGAGAGTATTCAGGGGCAAGTTGACCGTCTAGCCACAGATGTCAAAGCATTGGAGACTGAGGGGGCAAACCTATCTGGTCGTGTTGATGAACTTTATGGGGTGATGACCAAAGAGTATGGGGATAACGCAGAGTTTTTGAAATCCTTCTCAACCGTTTTGAGCAATACCAAAATCGGCAATAGTCAGAACAATGCTGTTTATGAATACTTATCTAACCCAGTTGATTCTTCAAAAATCGAATCTTTAGTGGGAACAGTGACTAAACAAGCTGATACCCGTCAAGATGAACGTTCAGGATTTCTTTTGATTTTGATGAGTTACCTTGTTGGCCTTGCGGCGTCCTATATTTTGCAACATAGCGACCGCTCTAAGTGGCCTAAGCTTGTTGATGTCGTGGCTCGTCGCCATTGGACCAACAGCCTTTACCCCTTTATCTTTTTGACAGGAGTAGCTTTCTTGGCAGCGGTTATCATCGGTGGTTTTGCAGGTTATCGTCTAACCCTTTCAGGAAGTCAGATGTTCTTGCTGATGATGCTGTTAGCTGTTCTGACACAGTTTTTTGCCCACGGTATTAGTCATCTTAATCAGTACTTGAAGAGCTATGGTTTCCTCATCAGCCTATTCCTAGTTATGATGTATTTAATTAGTGCGGGCCAGTTGCTCGATTCTCATTACATCAGCCATAGCAGTTGGGTGTCCTTCTTATCCCCGCTGACCTACTTAGAGGGAATGCTGACGGCATTTTTGAATAATAAAGAAGGGTGGACGGTAACCTTTATCCTAACGCTTCTCCTAGCAGGAGCAGTTAGTGGGTTAACCATCTACCATTATCAGGAGCTTGACGAATCAGGAGTTTAA
- the rlmD gene encoding 23S rRNA (uracil(1939)-C(5))-methyltransferase RlmD — protein MLKKNDIVEVEIVDLTHEGQGIAKLDGFVFFIENALPGEKILMRVLKLKKNIGFGKVEDYLTYSLDRNQNLDLTYLRTGIADLGHLTYEAQLVFKRKQVETSLRKIAGISDIEVGDTLGMENPVAYRNKAAVPVRRVNGQLETGFFRKNSHDLIPIEDFYIQHREIDSLIVATRDLLRKLDLKPYDEREKTGLIRNLVVRRGHYSGQLMLILVTTRPKIFRVETLIEHLTGQFPNLVSVIQNINDRATNTIFGQEFRLLYGSETIVDTMLGNEFEISGPSFYQVNTQMAEQLYQTAIDFADLSADDVAIDAYSGIGTIGLSFAKQVKHVYGVEVVEKAVLDSRKNAARNGIDNTTYICDSAESAMKKWVDEGIKPTIIFVDPPRKGLTESFIKASTSVQPDKIVYISCNVATMARDVKLYEELGYKLTKVKPVDLFPNTHHVEVVGLLVKA, from the coding sequence ATGTTAAAGAAAAATGATATTGTTGAAGTAGAAATTGTGGATTTAACACATGAAGGGCAAGGGATTGCCAAATTAGATGGATTTGTCTTTTTTATCGAAAATGCTCTTCCCGGTGAGAAAATTCTTATGCGTGTCTTGAAGCTCAAGAAAAATATTGGTTTTGGGAAAGTAGAAGATTATCTAACTTATTCTTTAGACCGCAATCAAAATTTAGACTTGACTTATTTGCGAACAGGTATTGCTGATTTGGGGCATTTGACCTATGAAGCCCAATTAGTTTTCAAGAGAAAACAAGTTGAAACCAGCCTACGTAAGATTGCTGGAATCTCAGATATAGAAGTAGGAGATACACTAGGAATGGAAAACCCTGTAGCCTATAGAAATAAGGCAGCAGTTCCTGTCCGTCGTGTTAATGGGCAGTTAGAGACAGGTTTTTTCCGTAAAAATTCCCACGATTTAATCCCAATTGAGGATTTTTATATTCAGCATAGAGAAATTGATTCTCTCATTGTGGCAACTCGCGATCTTTTACGTAAATTGGATTTGAAGCCGTATGATGAAAGGGAGAAAACTGGTCTGATTCGAAATCTAGTGGTTCGTCGTGGACATTATTCAGGACAATTGATGCTGATTTTAGTGACAACTCGTCCTAAAATTTTCCGAGTAGAGACATTGATTGAACACTTGACCGGTCAGTTTCCCAATCTTGTTTCTGTCATCCAAAATATCAATGATCGAGCTACTAATACCATCTTTGGCCAAGAATTTCGTCTGCTGTATGGTTCAGAGACTATTGTAGATACCATGCTAGGTAATGAGTTTGAAATCTCTGGTCCGTCTTTTTATCAGGTTAATACGCAAATGGCAGAGCAACTTTACCAGACTGCTATTGACTTTGCAGACTTGTCAGCAGATGATGTCGCAATTGATGCTTATTCTGGTATTGGGACAATTGGACTTTCCTTTGCCAAACAAGTCAAGCATGTTTACGGTGTGGAAGTAGTTGAGAAAGCAGTACTTGATAGTCGGAAGAATGCTGCTAGAAATGGTATTGACAATACCACCTATATCTGTGATAGTGCAGAGTCTGCTATGAAAAAGTGGGTAGATGAAGGAATCAAGCCGACAATTATTTTCGTAGATCCTCCTAGAAAAGGCCTAACTGAGAGTTTTATCAAAGCAAGCACCTCTGTTCAACCAGATAAAATTGTCTACATTTCCTGCAATGTAGCCACTATGGCGCGTGATGTCAAACTCTATGAAGAATTAGGTTACAAACTAACTAAGGTAAAACCTGTTGACCTATTCCCGAATACGCATCACGTCGAGGTAGTTGGTTTGCTGGTGAAAGCCTAG
- a CDS encoding AI-2E family transporter produces MKKNAVLDKTELINEDLMESFDFDELEKKLQCHLEEELSDVQFLVEEGENIGNPNNLGEIIKDVVWEQFLNQVAVTAGEDFIKENRGLHLDLRKEAHIQTMENFAEGRLARHNTEIDYKQRYDDWQTNFQKDPNITHRTSNYRYNEDQQVHEKYDTRSNSWKKVLNKGVRADFDRGRPTGKKTANKNMDHIVSAGEIIRDPATNAYMTREEQIVFANSDQNLNLMDSAANQSKGDSTMSEFLESERDGKKAAERFNVDEGELRKKDTEAREEYEKRKKEAEQKSIEAGKKSRKEEAFRVGGKMLRAVLMQLLAELVREIIAKLVQWFKSSKRVLDTLLDSVKEAIHSFIGKMKQHLINAGNTLFTTFATAIFGPIIGTLKKVWIMLKQGWSSLRNAITYIKNPANKGKPIGILLMEVGKIIVAGMAGIGAMLLGEVIEKGLITIPVFAIEIPLLGSLANILGIFFGAVSSGIVGAIAINLIEKQIAKSMMQENIDAQITKGNEILRTQHQLQGVSEVKLYHIKSTVAQNIHERNSVAANMMAESVENIRKNCAIDESIDEAFDDINALFTEL; encoded by the coding sequence ATGAAAAAAAATGCTGTTCTTGATAAAACAGAACTAATAAACGAGGATTTAATGGAGTCCTTTGACTTTGATGAGTTGGAGAAAAAGCTTCAATGTCATTTGGAAGAAGAACTTTCAGATGTGCAGTTTCTAGTAGAAGAAGGAGAAAACATTGGAAATCCGAACAATCTCGGGGAGATTATCAAAGATGTGGTATGGGAGCAATTCCTCAATCAAGTAGCTGTGACCGCAGGTGAAGATTTCATTAAAGAAAATAGAGGCCTTCACCTTGATTTGAGGAAAGAAGCTCATATTCAAACGATGGAAAATTTTGCAGAAGGTAGGCTGGCTAGACATAATACTGAAATTGACTATAAACAGAGATACGATGATTGGCAAACTAATTTCCAAAAGGATCCCAATATTACACATAGAACAAGTAACTATAGATATAATGAAGACCAACAAGTACACGAGAAATATGATACAAGAAGTAACTCTTGGAAGAAGGTGTTGAATAAAGGGGTTCGTGCTGATTTTGATAGAGGTAGACCTACGGGCAAAAAAACTGCAAATAAAAATATGGACCATATTGTTTCTGCTGGTGAGATAATTCGTGACCCAGCTACAAATGCCTATATGACTCGGGAGGAGCAAATTGTCTTTGCTAACAGTGATCAAAACCTTAATTTGATGGATTCAGCAGCTAATCAATCAAAAGGTGATTCTACAATGTCTGAATTTTTAGAGAGTGAACGAGATGGAAAGAAAGCAGCAGAACGTTTTAATGTAGATGAAGGTGAACTTCGTAAGAAGGATACAGAAGCTCGCGAAGAATACGAAAAAAGGAAAAAAGAGGCAGAGCAAAAGTCTATCGAAGCCGGGAAAAAATCACGAAAAGAGGAGGCGTTCCGTGTTGGTGGAAAGATGCTTAGAGCTGTTCTTATGCAATTGTTAGCTGAACTTGTTAGAGAAATCATTGCTAAACTGGTTCAGTGGTTTAAGTCGTCTAAGAGAGTCTTAGATACTCTTTTAGATAGTGTAAAAGAGGCAATACATTCTTTTATTGGGAAGATGAAGCAACATCTTATTAATGCTGGAAATACACTATTTACTACCTTTGCCACAGCAATTTTTGGACCAATTATCGGTACGCTTAAGAAAGTATGGATAATGCTGAAGCAAGGTTGGAGTTCTCTGAGGAATGCGATAACCTATATAAAAAATCCTGCTAATAAAGGTAAACCAATTGGAATACTTCTTATGGAAGTTGGTAAAATTATTGTAGCAGGAATGGCTGGTATAGGTGCAATGTTACTTGGTGAAGTGATTGAAAAAGGATTGATAACTATCCCTGTTTTTGCCATCGAAATACCGTTACTTGGTAGCTTAGCAAACATTTTGGGCATTTTCTTTGGTGCCGTTAGTTCAGGTATCGTCGGTGCGATAGCAATTAACCTTATTGAAAAACAAATCGCAAAAAGCATGATGCAGGAGAATATCGATGCCCAAATTACCAAAGGAAATGAAATTTTAAGAACGCAGCATCAGCTACAGGGTGTTAGTGAGGTAAAACTTTACCATATAAAATCGACGGTCGCACAAAATATTCACGAACGTAATTCTGTTGCTGCTAATATGATGGCTGAATCAGTTGAGAACATTAGAAAAAATTGTGCAATAGATGAAAGTATTGATGAAGCTTTTGATGATATTAATGCACTCTTTACTGAACTGTAG